Proteins co-encoded in one Fibrobacter sp. UBA4297 genomic window:
- a CDS encoding methyltransferase family protein — translation MSDAENRLSAFLYRYRGYILALVAVTLVITPPCVGYSGLLIAIPIYVVSAFLRVQSRRFIGEHTRGHVHAADSLVTCGPYACVRHPLYISNTGFALGVAFFHLGVSPWVVAFMLVVVAFEVALSRIEDRFLERKFGDVWRAWACKTPAFFPRLGGSCENACDSKHVPAQRSFWRAFFADSSTWLWLFFCNLLLILRKVAVFYV, via the coding sequence ATGTCTGATGCGGAAAACAGGTTGTCTGCATTCCTGTATCGCTATCGCGGATACATCTTGGCTCTTGTTGCCGTTACCCTAGTTATAACCCCACCTTGCGTTGGTTATAGCGGTCTCCTAATAGCAATCCCGATTTATGTTGTAAGTGCTTTTTTACGGGTGCAGTCGCGGCGCTTTATCGGTGAACATACTCGTGGGCATGTCCATGCGGCTGATTCGCTTGTGACTTGTGGCCCTTACGCTTGCGTCCGGCATCCGCTCTATATTTCCAATACGGGTTTTGCGCTCGGGGTTGCGTTTTTTCATCTAGGCGTTTCGCCTTGGGTGGTTGCGTTTATGCTTGTCGTGGTGGCGTTTGAAGTGGCGCTTTCGCGAATCGAAGACCGTTTTTTGGAGCGGAAATTCGGCGATGTGTGGCGCGCATGGGCGTGCAAAACTCCGGCGTTTTTCCCGCGTCTCGGCGGAAGTTGCGAAAATGCTTGTGATTCTAAGCACGTTCCCGCTCAAAGAAGCTTCTGGCGGGCGTTTTTTGCGGATTCTTCGACATGGCTGTGGCTTTTCTTTTGTAATTTATTGCTGATACTAAGGAAAGTGGCGGTTTTCTATGTTTAA
- a CDS encoding ABC transporter ATP-binding protein — protein MDILQGKPIFSLSGWLVLMVVLTALRFAFFAWKMNISEKWLFGAGSLVMGWFLHTLRSLSPRVFHTPEGESKVEAAYESVIVLQSNGGVFFQAVQALLQLLVFLPVLFCISWPLTLFLFVVVVPLVGWMQRRLHKMGPAEEYILTERSDFRGSLYLARKLFRRWSSRFERREISNDLMAQVRNLRDDGLEVSLRKGVLSLITETVSVLAMVFVLAFCALLISKGWMDGTGLVLYCSAVLLCYKPVKECARVMPQARSALSALSVLEKFESLPSKKSDSSSAEKTCSPDFDNLQIAHGDFAYEGAFETLFSNFSLCWSTKKPVLVRGRNGVGKSTLLRLIAGLEEWDYGQISSSIPLKNNVFFLAQDLELPPIHLLQKLLAQTDSAAVVEFARAARVDKIIAKEGMSGGERARVALAWALASDSSMVLLDEPFASVALADRELLLTAFLDTAELLHKWVVLVSHDVLSHGLEQRFNVAEMGDV, from the coding sequence ATGGATATTCTCCAAGGCAAACCGATTTTCTCACTCTCCGGGTGGCTAGTGCTGATGGTTGTCCTTACGGCGCTCCGTTTTGCTTTTTTCGCCTGGAAAATGAACATTTCCGAAAAATGGCTTTTTGGCGCGGGTTCCCTTGTGATGGGGTGGTTCTTGCATACGCTCCGTTCGCTCTCGCCGCGGGTGTTCCATACTCCGGAGGGTGAATCGAAGGTCGAGGCGGCATACGAATCGGTGATAGTCTTGCAATCGAATGGTGGCGTGTTTTTTCAGGCGGTTCAGGCGCTTCTTCAGCTTTTGGTCTTTTTGCCTGTGCTGTTTTGCATTTCGTGGCCGTTGACTTTGTTCTTGTTTGTGGTTGTCGTGCCGCTTGTGGGCTGGATGCAGCGCCGCTTGCATAAGATGGGACCTGCCGAAGAATACATCCTGACGGAACGCTCTGATTTTCGCGGTTCGCTTTATCTTGCTCGTAAGCTTTTTCGTCGCTGGAGTTCCCGTTTTGAACGCCGTGAAATTTCGAATGACTTGATGGCGCAGGTCCGCAATCTTCGAGATGATGGTCTTGAAGTCTCGCTCCGCAAGGGCGTGCTTTCGTTGATTACCGAAACGGTGTCTGTCCTTGCGATGGTCTTTGTGCTTGCGTTCTGTGCGCTTTTGATTTCGAAAGGGTGGATGGACGGGACTGGACTTGTGCTTTACTGCTCGGCTGTTCTCCTTTGTTATAAACCCGTGAAAGAATGCGCACGCGTGATGCCTCAAGCGCGGTCGGCATTGAGCGCCCTTAGTGTCCTCGAAAAATTTGAATCGTTGCCTTCGAAAAAATCGGATTCCAGCTCTGCTGAAAAAACGTGTTCTCCGGATTTTGACAACTTGCAAATTGCCCATGGCGACTTTGCTTACGAAGGCGCGTTCGAAACACTCTTTAGCAATTTTTCGCTTTGCTGGAGTACAAAAAAGCCGGTGCTAGTCCGTGGCAGGAACGGTGTCGGTAAATCAACGCTGTTGCGCTTGATTGCTGGGCTTGAGGAATGGGATTATGGACAAATTTCAAGTTCAATCCCGCTGAAAAATAACGTGTTTTTTTTAGCGCAAGATTTAGAATTGCCACCGATTCACTTGTTGCAAAAACTCCTTGCGCAAACGGATTCTGCGGCTGTTGTTGAATTTGCTCGTGCTGCACGAGTGGACAAGATAATAGCCAAAGAGGGAATGTCGGGTGGCGAACGCGCGCGTGTCGCCTTGGCGTGGGCGCTTGCCTCGGACAGTTCGATGGTGCTTCTTGATGAACCGTTTGCGTCTGTGGCGCTTGCGGACCGTGAACTGCTTTTGACGGCGTTCCTTGATACGGCGGAACTCTTGCACAAGTGGGTGGTGCTCGTGAGCCACGATGTCCTTTCGCACGGGTTAGAACAACGTTTTAATGTCGCGGAGATGGGCGATGTCTGA
- a CDS encoding 3-deoxy-D-manno-octulosonic acid transferase → MFKVFDIAREALGSVAKAAAKVPVIENKYHVNARLRGPWPKGPFLWMHGASLGECKMLLNLAKCLKEDLPNCPRLLITTQKVEVVSFIKESGVDVVAHIAPVDAPATMKSFISAVKPLGLILAENELWPGYLSSMLRISTRPPVALVSGRFHHAVPGMDYAAVGFVSMQTGSDLSRFFSVSARASNSRMMIGGDWKLLPWVRLNKAVSAPENPTVDTVFVSMHLQELPSLGRMVLSSIKRGESVVLMPRRLSEVDEFRKELVGLGVSVVDWPQVQNGAVSIVNEFGKTKEVLAVSKTAVVGGSFARGLGVHDFWEPLQSGVSTCVGPYADGQKEAVATLVREGVIAQLQSAEEYSRRNKPDIRLVQTFLAHESAKISDSYQQLLEFLKNLLK, encoded by the coding sequence ATGTTTAAGGTGTTTGACATTGCGCGTGAGGCTCTCGGATCTGTAGCCAAAGCTGCAGCCAAGGTGCCTGTTATAGAAAATAAGTACCATGTGAATGCCCGTTTGCGCGGCCCGTGGCCTAAGGGACCGTTCCTTTGGATGCATGGCGCGAGTCTTGGCGAATGCAAAATGCTCTTGAATCTGGCGAAGTGCCTCAAGGAGGACTTGCCGAATTGCCCGCGTCTTTTGATTACGACTCAGAAGGTTGAGGTCGTTTCGTTTATTAAGGAATCGGGCGTGGATGTGGTCGCGCACATTGCTCCTGTGGATGCCCCTGCTACGATGAAGTCCTTTATTTCGGCCGTGAAACCGCTAGGGCTAATTTTGGCTGAAAATGAACTTTGGCCGGGCTATCTCTCGTCAATGTTGCGCATTTCGACGCGCCCGCCGGTAGCGCTTGTCTCTGGGCGGTTCCATCATGCGGTTCCTGGAATGGACTATGCTGCAGTTGGCTTTGTGAGCATGCAGACGGGGTCGGACTTGTCACGCTTTTTTAGCGTTTCTGCGCGGGCGAGTAATTCGCGAATGATGATTGGCGGCGACTGGAAACTTTTGCCATGGGTGCGCTTGAACAAGGCCGTTTCTGCTCCTGAGAATCCGACGGTCGATACTGTGTTTGTCTCGATGCATCTCCAGGAGTTGCCGAGCCTTGGTCGTATGGTTCTTTCGTCGATCAAGCGCGGGGAATCTGTGGTGCTGATGCCACGCCGTTTGTCCGAAGTGGATGAATTCCGCAAGGAACTTGTCGGTCTGGGCGTTTCCGTGGTTGACTGGCCGCAGGTGCAGAATGGGGCGGTCTCGATTGTGAATGAGTTTGGCAAGACAAAAGAAGTTTTGGCGGTTTCTAAAACGGCTGTTGTCGGTGGTTCGTTTGCGCGTGGCCTTGGTGTCCATGATTTTTGGGAGCCGCTCCAGAGCGGTGTTTCCACTTGTGTGGGGCCGTATGCCGATGGACAAAAAGAAGCGGTTGCAACACTTGTACGTGAAGGCGTTATCGCCCAGCTGCAATCGGCGGAGGAATATTCAAGGCGCAATAAGCCTGATATCCGTTTGGTGCAGACGTTCCTTGCTCATGAAAGCGCAAAGATTAGCGATTCGTACCAGCAATTGCTGGAGTTCTTGAAAAATTTGTTAAAGTAA
- a CDS encoding DEAD/DEAH box helicase, which produces MAEDISCGPEIDVPENNNSKMQLEADAFLNAIAGGADEDLADEAAFFAANPDGVVVDDNGEVLESGANSKIKKGEKVEFIDDDEAVSGDEKEMPPRNKSGVTEAGHDTTADEATVTAASSATSINETPSESDDKEISDEEDVGDESLVTFDDLGLSPEVLEAVKLAGYETPSPIQAKAIPALLQGANLLGTAQTGTGKTAAFSLPLLSRINFNGRETSMLVLTPTRELAIQVSDAIQQYAVKMPNVTVVPVYGGQDIAIQLRALKRKASIVVATPGRLIDHIKRGSISLGAVKAIVLDEADEMLDMGFMEDVETILKEIPADAQRALFSATMPDSVKKIIDQHLGEYEEARIEGKTTTVENICQRYLLVKNEHKIEALARVLEGEEFDGVLIFVRTKQNTTEVAEKLESRGFNVAPLNGDLAQSMRERTINRLKMGKLDIVVATDVAARGIDVDRISLVVNYDIPYDTESYVHRIGRTGRAGRSGNAILFITPREKRMLKTIEKATRQPIDVMEMPTSEQISKKRVDAFKAKVKSVVSYGELDQFKELVRALVAEGCNMKDGVALEDGSVNEMTAEDIAAAVIKMYQKKQPLFPNLPPLEVPKERREKARSGRDFLGNGEDFGLNSEEQKRIRKERKEGLNGVEEGFLRYYLGVGRIDHVTPRDIVGAIAGEANINSSNIGRIKLFDKFSTVELPNTLPQDVLDILSEMTIRGNDARFRVMTDEPPEGPAPGTRPHASREERRSFHRDRKGGFHDDERRGGFRKDRGERSFGDKPFENRKARRERQFADRKPGKFEDKPFRKDRDERSFGDKPFRKTRRFGRV; this is translated from the coding sequence ATGGCAGAAGATATTTCTTGCGGCCCGGAAATCGACGTTCCGGAAAATAACAACTCTAAAATGCAACTTGAAGCTGATGCGTTCTTGAACGCCATCGCAGGAGGCGCAGACGAAGACCTGGCTGATGAAGCAGCATTCTTTGCAGCAAATCCGGACGGCGTAGTCGTTGACGATAACGGCGAAGTTCTGGAATCCGGCGCAAACTCCAAGATTAAGAAGGGCGAAAAAGTCGAATTTATCGATGATGATGAAGCCGTAAGCGGCGATGAAAAGGAGATGCCCCCCCGGAATAAATCCGGGGTGACAGAAGCCGGGCATGACACAACCGCTGATGAAGCAACAGTCACTGCAGCTAGCTCTGCGACCTCGATTAACGAAACACCCTCTGAATCTGACGATAAAGAAATTTCTGACGAAGAAGATGTCGGCGATGAATCCTTAGTGACGTTCGACGATCTCGGTCTTTCTCCGGAAGTTCTTGAAGCGGTCAAGCTCGCTGGTTACGAAACGCCCTCGCCCATCCAGGCTAAGGCCATCCCGGCGCTTTTGCAGGGTGCAAACCTTCTCGGTACAGCGCAGACCGGTACAGGCAAGACGGCCGCATTCTCGCTCCCGCTCCTTTCGCGCATCAACTTCAACGGACGCGAAACATCCATGCTCGTGCTCACGCCGACACGCGAACTTGCGATCCAGGTTTCAGACGCCATCCAGCAATACGCAGTCAAGATGCCGAACGTGACTGTTGTTCCTGTCTATGGCGGTCAGGATATTGCCATCCAGTTGCGCGCCCTCAAGCGCAAGGCAAGCATCGTTGTTGCCACCCCGGGCCGTTTGATTGACCATATCAAGCGCGGTTCTATTTCGCTCGGAGCAGTCAAAGCCATCGTCCTCGACGAGGCGGATGAAATGCTCGACATGGGCTTCATGGAAGACGTGGAAACCATCCTCAAGGAAATCCCCGCCGACGCCCAGCGCGCCCTCTTTAGCGCGACCATGCCGGACAGCGTGAAAAAGATTATCGACCAACACCTGGGCGAATACGAAGAAGCACGCATCGAAGGCAAGACGACCACGGTCGAAAATATCTGCCAGCGCTACTTGCTCGTGAAAAACGAACACAAGATCGAAGCGCTCGCCCGCGTGCTTGAAGGTGAAGAATTTGACGGCGTACTCATTTTCGTGCGCACCAAGCAGAACACCACCGAAGTCGCAGAAAAGCTCGAAAGCCGCGGATTCAACGTGGCTCCGCTGAACGGCGACCTCGCCCAGTCCATGCGCGAACGCACCATCAACCGCCTCAAGATGGGCAAGCTCGATATCGTCGTCGCGACAGACGTCGCCGCCCGCGGTATTGACGTGGACCGCATTTCGCTTGTTGTGAACTACGACATTCCTTACGACACGGAATCTTACGTGCACCGCATTGGCCGTACGGGCCGTGCAGGCCGCAGCGGTAACGCCATCTTGTTCATCACACCGCGTGAAAAGCGCATGCTCAAGACCATCGAAAAGGCAACGCGCCAGCCGATTGACGTGATGGAAATGCCGACTTCCGAACAAATCAGCAAGAAGCGCGTCGATGCGTTCAAGGCAAAAGTCAAGAGCGTCGTAAGCTACGGAGAACTCGACCAGTTCAAGGAACTCGTCCGCGCTCTCGTTGCCGAAGGTTGCAACATGAAGGACGGCGTTGCGCTCGAAGATGGTTCCGTCAACGAAATGACAGCCGAAGACATTGCTGCCGCCGTCATCAAGATGTACCAGAAAAAACAGCCGCTTTTCCCGAACCTCCCGCCGCTCGAAGTGCCCAAAGAACGTCGTGAAAAAGCTCGCAGCGGCAGAGACTTCCTCGGCAATGGCGAAGATTTCGGCCTCAACAGCGAAGAACAGAAGCGCATACGTAAGGAACGCAAGGAAGGCCTGAACGGAGTCGAAGAAGGCTTCTTGCGCTACTATCTTGGCGTCGGCCGCATTGACCACGTTACCCCGCGCGACATCGTGGGTGCAATCGCTGGCGAAGCGAACATCAACAGCAGCAACATCGGCCGCATCAAGCTGTTCGACAAGTTCAGTACCGTTGAACTCCCGAACACGCTCCCGCAAGACGTTCTCGATATCTTGTCCGAAATGACCATCCGCGGCAACGACGCCCGCTTCCGCGTGATGACCGACGAACCGCCCGAGGGCCCCGCACCAGGAACAAGGCCGCACGCGAGCCGCGAAGAACGCCGCAGTTTCCATCGCGACCGCAAGGGAGGCTTCCACGACGATGAACGCCGTGGCGGATTCCGCAAAGACCGTGGTGAACGCAGCTTTGGCGACAAGCCTTTCGAGAACCGCAAGGCACGTCGCGAACGCCAATTCGCCGACCGCAAGCCGGGCAAGTTCGAAGACAAGCCCTTCCGCAAAGACCGCGACGAAAGGAGCTTCGGCGATAAGCCGTTCCGCAAGACACGCCGCTTCGGAAGAGTCTAA